The Punica granatum isolate Tunisia-2019 chromosome 4, ASM765513v2, whole genome shotgun sequence genome has a window encoding:
- the LOC116205587 gene encoding uncharacterized protein LOC116205587 has product MSNFNDQPLPPGVQSYTRQPHFPSPPIPSSSYPPHHVGNTPNPQFHWSSTQSFYQHTAAPQYNFGLHAPSPMGQNSNNSLNGGMPQYGTTDPAEDASQFGSDHSANLQGNMSTGEISSADQPRELGSSHQLIANKGHSADPLPPSSDNQQPQEQNMEYGDIDANTGGSYQSSSSDLNTLQKEFNSASAVGVLPCSDSKPVAIASDIEHAAQDAVLREQELATQTVIRNQRDARVASGASTDGSDIFSERHNPSAIKEHLLRMATEHRAEIASKRGVPAVPDKGNIEIGNGYGVPGGGAYYTSQRPEDSEQKPAATGLPEYLKQKLRARGILKENASEGQPVRVEHNAAIQSAHQPEAGSLPPGWVEARDPATGSAYYHNESTGKSQWERPQEKVPNSQPPASAPLPENWIEALDETTGHKYYYNKVTQVSQWEYPGSSQKVASRNENSGSLDSRNEANSNSGEQSPQLNRCMGCGGWGLGLVQTWDYCNHCTRVLNLPERQYLSANLNNQQLGNTTQSKEGLEKKTPNQRSSSKPPMGRGNRRDSRKRVYSEDDELDPMDPSSYSDAPRGGWVVGLKGVQPRAADTTATGPLFQQRPYPSPGAVLRKNAEIASQSKKPNLGSRYAPITKKGDGSDGLGDAD; this is encoded by the exons ATGAGTAACTTTAACGATCAGCCATTGCCTCCTGGAGTTCAATCTTATACCCGACAACCACATTTCCCATCGCCTCCAATTCCATCTTCTTCATATCCACCACACCATGTTGGTAATACCCCGAATCCTCAGTTTCACTGGTCGAGTACTCAGAGTTTCTACCAGCATACTGCAGCACCTCAGTACAATTTTGGTTTGCATGCTCCTTCACCAATGGGGCAGAACTCCAACAACTCTCTAAATGGTGGCATGCCACAGTATGGTACTACAGATCCGGCTGAGGATGCTTCTCAGTTCGGAAGTGATCATTCGGCAAATCTACAGGGTAATATGAGCACTGGGGAGATCAGTAGTGCTGATCAGCCGAGAGAACTTGGGTCTTCTCATCAGCTCATTGCAAATAAAGGGCACTCGGCGGATCCATTGCCTCCTAGTTCTGACAACCAGCAGCCTCAAGAGCAAAACATGGAGTATGGGGATATTGATGCAAACACTGGAGGAAGCTATCAATCATCATCTTCTGATCTAAATACACTACAAAAAGAATTCAATAGCGCATCTGCTGTTGGTGTATTGCCTTGCTCTGACAGCAAGCCCGTGGCAATTGCAAGTGACATTGAACATGCTGCCCAGGATGCTGTTCTGCGAGAACAA GAGCTTGCAACTCAAACTGTTATACGCAATCAAAG AGATGCAAGAGTTGCAAGCGGAGCATCTACGGATGGTTCAGACATCTTCTCCGAACGTCACAATCCTAGTGCTATAAAA GAGCATCTGTTAAGGATGGCAACAGAGCACCGTGCAGAGATTGCCTCGAAACGTGGGGTTCCTGCTGTTCCTGATAAAG GAAACATAGAGATAGGAAATGGGTATGGTGTTCCTGGTGGAGGTGCTTATTATACGTCTCAGAGGCCGGAAG ATTCTGAGCAGAAGCCTGCAGCTACGGGGTTGCCAGAGTATCTTAAGCAAAAGCTGAGAGCTCGGGGTATACTGAAGGAGAATGCCTCTGAAGGACAACCTGTGAGAGTTGAACAT AATGCAGCAATACAGTCAGCTCATCAGCCCGAAGCTGGAAGTTTGCCTCCTGGATGG GTGGAGGCACGAGACCCTGCAACAGGTTCTGCTTATTATCACAATGAAAGTACTGGAAAAAGTCAGTGGGAAAGGCCTCAAGAAAAAGTTCCCAATAGTCAACCTCCAGCATCTGCACCACTCCCTGAAAATTGGATCGAGGCACTTGATGAAACGACAG GTCACAAATATTACTATAATAAAGTGACTCAAGTATCACAGTGGGAGTATCCTGGTTCCTCCCAGAAAGTTGCCTCTCGAAATGAAAATAGTGGAAGCTTAGATTCTAGGAATGAAGCTAATAGTAACAGTGGTGAACAGTCACCTCAATTAAACAGGTGCATGGGATGCGGTGGTTGGGGCTTAGGTCTTGTGCAGACTTGGGATTACTGTAATCACTGTACTCG AGTTCTCAATCTTCCTGAGAGGCAGTACTTGTCAGCCAATTTGAATAACCAGCAGCTTGGCAACACAACTCAAAGCAAGGAAGGTCTCGAGAAAAAGACTCCCAACCAAAG GTCTAGTTCAAAACCTCCGATGGGACGGGGAAATCGAAGAGACAGCAGGAAACGTGTTTATTCTGAAGATGATGAGTTGGATCCGATGGACCCCAGTTCTTATTCAGATGCTCCTCGTGGAGGCTG GGTTGTAGGGCTGAAAGGAGTACAACCACGAGCAGCTGACACCACAGCCACG GGTCCTCTCTTCCAACAACGTCCATATCCCTCCCCCGGAGCTGTGCTGCGGAAAAATGCCGAAATCGCTTCCCAGAGTAAGAAGCCAAACTTGGGTTCTCGTTACGCTCCTATAACCAAGAAGGGGGATGGAAGCGACGGGCTCGGTGATGCTGACTAA